From bacterium:
CCCAGCCATCGGGGTATCGCACCGCCCACACCCCTTCCCGTGCTAACCGCCTGGCCAGATCATCAGCCCGGTCGTGGTCAGGCGCCAAGATCAGCGCCTGGCCTCGGGACGCGGCGGCAAGGGCGATAGGCAAAGGATCGTCGGAGGGCCCCTGGCGCAGGGTGCGGCCCTCTCCCTCAAAGAGATCGGCGTAGTCTCCCGAGGGCACCAACCGGGAACGCGACGGCCGGGGCAACCCAGCCACCACTCGGGGAGGCGAGGCAGTCCGCAGGAAGTGGGCCCGGCGTCCGGCCCAGCGCCACGCCGCCCACTCGCTCAGATCTATCAGCTCCCGTCCAGGCCCCAAGCTGCTGAGCTTGGCCAGCGGGGTGAGCTCCACCTCTTCGGGAGCCTCCACGCCCACCTCGGTGATCCAGCCCCCCACCCGGCGGCCGTGCAGCACCACCCGCACCATGGCCCCCAGCCCGAACCGGGGATCGTCGGTCCAGCCTTCGGGGACCGTGTAGGTGAACTCGCGATCTATGGCTAAGACGTCGGTCAGAACCCGAACGTTCAAAAGGCCAAGACTGCTAGAGACCCAGGGCGGAGCGGAGGTCGTCCACCCGATCGGTGCGCTCCCAGGTGAAGATGCTCTCGGGACTGCGTCCGAAGTGGCCGTACGCCGCCGTGTTCCGGTAGATCGGCCGCAGCAGCTCCAAATCCCGGATGATGGCCGCAGGGCGCAAATCGAAGATTTCATTCACTTGGTGGCTGATCTTGGCCGGGTCCACCCTCTCAGTGCCAAAGCTCTCCACCATCACCGACATCGGGCGGGCGATGCCGATGGCATACGACACCTGCACTTCGCAGCGGGATGCGGCGCCAGAGGCCACCACATTCTTGGCCACCCAGCGGGCCGCATACGCGGCCGAGCGGTCCACCTTGCTGGGGTCTTTGCCCGAGAAGGCGCCCCCGCCGTGGCGGGCCATGCCCCCGTAGGTGTCGACAATGATCTTGCGCCCAGTCAGGCCGGCGTCGGCCACCGGTCCACCCCTCACGAACTTCCCGGTGGGATTGACCAGCACGTCGTAGTCGTCGTCGCGGAACTGCTCGGGAACCACGGGGTCGATCACCTGCTCTTTGAGGTCGTCCTTCATCTCGTTGAGATCGGTTCCGTCGCGGTGGTGGGCCGAAATCAGTACGGCACTCAGCCCAACCGCCCGGGTTCCCTCGTACTCGAACGTCACCTGGCTCTTGCCGTCGGGCCTCAGGTAGGGCACACACCCCGACCGTCGGACCTCGGTCAGGCGCTCCACCATACGGTGGGCGATGTGGATGGGCAGCGGCATCAGCTCGGGGGTCTCATCGCAGGCAAAGCCGAACATCATTCCCTGGTCGCCGGCCCCCTGCTCCAGCGGATCGAGCCGGTCCACACCCTGGGCAATGTCGGGAGACTGATCATCGATGGACACCATCACCCCGCAGGTGTTGCCGTCGAAGCCGTAGTCCTCTCGGTCATACCCGATCCCGGTGATGGTGTCGCGCACCACCCGGGGAATGTCGATATACCCGTCGGTGGAGATCTCTCCGGCCACCACCACCAGTCCAGTGGTGACCAAAGTCTCACACGCCACCCGGCTGCCGATGTCCACGGCTAGCAGGGCATCTAGCACTCCGTCGGATATCTGATCGGCGATCTTGTCAGGATGGCCGCCGGTGACCGACTCAGACGTGAAGCGGTGTCGGCCATTTGACCCTTGGCTCATTGATTCTCCTCACGGGCTTCAGCCCGGTCTTCCATCACCAAGTCGAGGATGGCTCGAGCCACTTGGCGTTTGGAGCGCAGTCCGACCGGCCGGACTCGGCCATCGGAAGCTAGCACCAGCACCTCGTTGGTGTCGTAGGCAAAGCCGGCGTTCTCGGCCGCCACATCGTTAGCCACGATGTAGTCGGCCCCCTTGCCGTTCAACTTTGCGGCGGCGTTGTCGGCCACATCGCAGGTCTCAGCGGCGAATCCCACCAGGATCTGACCCTCGGGCTTGGACGCCCCCAGCGCGGCCAAGATGTCGGGGGTGGGCTCCAACTCGATGGCCGGAACCCCGTCGCGCTTTTTGAGCTTCACCCCGGCCGGGCCGACCGGGCGGAAATCGGCCACCGCCGCCGCCATGATCACCACATCGGCCGCCGCCGCCGCCGACTCGGTGGCCTCGGCCATCTCCTCTGCGGTGTCGACTCTCACCACCGTGACCCCTGGCAACACGGTCGCCTCCGGAGAGCCGGGGCGGTCCACGGTGGAGACGACGGTCACCTCGGCCCCCCGACCGGCCGCCTCGTCGGCAAAGGCATAGCCCTGCTTGCCCGAGGAGTGGTTTCCGATATAGCGCACCGGGTCGATGGGCTCTCGGGTGCCCCCCGCGGTGACCACCACCGAAAGGCCGGCCATGTCTTGGCGCTCGCTGCCGGCGCCGACTGCCTGGATCACTGCGGCCACGATGTCTTCCGGGGAGCTCAAGCGTCCGGCACCCTCGTCGCCTCCCGCCAGGCGGCCCGATTCCGGCCCCACGATGTGAACAGCCCGCTCGACCAGGGTGGCGATGTTGTCGGCCACCGCGGGGTGCTCCCACATCTCGGTGTGCATCGCCGGGCAGATCACCACCGGGGCCCGAGTGGCTATGAGAGTGGCGGTCAGCAGGTCGGAGCTGATGCCGGCGGCGTAGGCGCCGATAACCCGGGCGGTGGCCGGCGCCACCACCACGCAGTCGGCAGTCTGGCCCAGCGTGGTGTGGGGAATGGGGTCGTCCTCGTCGAAAAGACTCATCTGGCTGCGCTCAGAGGCCAATGCATCAAAGGTGGCCCGGCCCACAAACCGGGTGGCGCCCTTGGTCAAGACCGGGACGACATGGGCACCGGCGTCCACCAGCCGACGGCAAACCTCAACCGCCTTGTACGCCGCGATCCCCCCGCTCACGCCGAGCACGATGCGCTTGCCGGCGAGCGATTTCATGGTTTTGTCAGGACGCTGAGTCCAGATCGGCCTCGTCTGGACCAGCGTCGTCCGGGTCGGCTTGTTCCAGGCCAGCCTCGCCGGTTGGGATCATGGCATCGGCCAGAAGCTCCTCTTCGGTGACCTCGGGAGGATCGGTGGCGATGATCTTGTCGGAGGCGATCTCCTCGAAGGCAATGGACAGGGGCTTGCGCGACATCGTCAGCACCTGGGGCGGAACCATCGCGCCCAAACCCTCGCCCAGCTGGCCGAAATAGGAGTTGATCTGACAGGCCCGCAGCGCTCCCAGTGTCACCAAACGGAACTTGGAGTCGGTGCGCCCCAAGAGCTCCTCAATGGTCGGATACATCATGGTGTCGTGCTGTTCAGACATCAGTACGGGCCTTTTCTTGCGTGCCTTCTATTGAGTGCAGCCTTCTTCCCAAAAGTCTGGGGAGAGCGGGCTAATGATATCAGGACAGGGTGACTTATTCGGCATTGTCCAAGCGGGCTTCTTCGATCAGAGCGCCGATGGCGGCCACCGCCTCGTCAAGGCTGTCGTTGACGACGTGGATCGCGTTGAGCTCGTAAGCCCGGATTCGCTCAGAGTCGGCCAGAGCCAGCCGTTTGGCGATATGGCTCTCGGAATCGCCCCGGCCTCGCAGACGGGATTCCTGCTCTGCCGCCGATGGTGCTTCGACGAAGATGCACAGAGCCTCGGGATGGCTCTCCCTTACTTGGACTGCCCCTTGGACATCGATCTCCAACAGAACGTCGCAGCCTGCCGGAGGATCGGGTTGCGGCGTTCCGTAGAGGTTTCCGGCGATCTCTGCCCATTCCACGAAGCCGTCTTCGGCGATCTTGGCCCGGAACTCGGACTCTTCGGCGAACACATAGGCAGTTTCCGGCTCACCTGGTCGACGCACACGCGTCGTCCACGAGCGACTGAGCCATAATTTGGGGTCCGCGGCCACTAAAGCAGCCGCGATCGTCCCCTTGCCGACCCCGCCGGGGCCGGACAAAACGATGATGAGGGGATGATCTACTAGTCGCCGCAGCGTGCGAGCAGCGAGGCCCGCTGCTGATCGCCCAGCCCGCGGATGCGACGGCTGTCGGCAATGCCGATCTCGTCCATCATCTTGCGGGCCCGAACCTTGCCCATGCCTGGAAGGGACTCCAAGACGGCGAGCACTTTGGTTCCGGCGATTACCTCATCGGTTTCAGCGTCTTCCAGCAGTTGGGAGAGCGTGATCGTCCTCATCTTGAGCTTGTGCTTGACGTCGGCTCGCCTGCGGCGCACCTCGCCAGCCTTGGCCAACGCTGCCTGGCGCTGTTCTGCTGTCAGTTGTGGGGGTCCTGCCATTACACCATTGTAGTTTAGGCTGCAAGTCATGTTGGGGATTTGGAGCCTGAGACCGTTCAGCCAGCCAGCGGAATGCGTAGCACCCAGCCCGCCTCGATGCGATCTGAGTTGGTGAAGAGCCCTCCTCCGACCTGTCGGCGCCCCATATTCGCAGCCTCAATCCGCGTCCAGTAGCCGGCATCGCCATACGCCTTCTGTGAAATGGCGCCGAGGCTGTCTCCTGGCTGCACAACGTAGGAGACATACCGGGCGCCGACCGCAGCGCTGGCGCGAGGCACGGAGATTGGGTTGGGGATGTTCAGGACCCACCCGTACCGGATCGAATCTGAACTGGTGAACATATAGCCGTCGTTCTGGCGGCGTCCCCGGTTGGCATCGAAGATGCGCTGCCACTGCGCAGCGTCCCCGTAGGAGGCTTGGGCGATTGCCTCCAGCGTGTCGCCGGGCTTGACGCTATAGGTGAGGAAATAATGCGCTTCGGAGTCAGCAGACGCTTCCTCACCGGTGTCGTCAGAACCGCCGTCTGCTGCAATCCCACCACTATTTGCGGAGTCGGATGCCTTATCGTCTTTTGAAGCCCCCACCAGCTCTCGGTTGACATGGCCCTGCGGCTGGTTGCCCTGTCCGCTTGACCCCGTTAATAGGATGCTCGCTTCTCCCTGCGATTCAATATCCAGCACCGAACCCCGGACGAAGCTCCGCTCGTCGATGCCCACCCGCAGTGGGATATCGCGGTCGGATACACCGGTGTGGCGAGATGTGACCCTTATCAGCGCACCTTCGCTGCGGCTGGGCAGGTCAACGATCAGCTGAGAGGGATCTTGGCCCAGCGGCTCCCACTGGTCGTCTCCGAGCAGCTGGCAGTCGATCTCGTAGTCGGCGCCGGGGCTCGACTGGCTCTCTACGTCAAGGAAGAGCCTGATGTTGATCGAAATCGGGGTTTCGACAGACACCGTGAATTCAGCCGATTCGCCCATCGCAATCGATTGAGCCGACTCTTGTTCCACGTTCACTTCCACCGGGGGAAGCTGGACCGGGAACCATGCGTCGGAGGAGATGGTAGGAATGCCGGCGAAAGAGGGGCTCTGCCCGCTGCCCGCGCCCGGGTTGTTGCCCGCGCCCGGGTTGTTGCCCGCGCCCGGGTTGTTGCCCGGTTTGACAGTCTTCGGCACCGCGGTGTCGTTGTCGGCGATTGTGGCGGTCACGGTCTGGCCGCCGAGCGCGTTGTACTTGGCGTCAGACGACGACACCGCATGGGTGATGGCCGCCGACCGGCTGTCGCCGGGGTTGTCCACGTCGTCGTCCACCGCCGACACCGTCACCGTCTGCGCCGTCGACCAATCAGACGGCCGGAACACCAGCGTGAGCGACGCCCCCGCCGTCCCCCCCTTCTTGCTCACCTTCGCCGCCGACGGCGACCCCGACGCCACCGCCACCGACACATCATGAGTCGGCTCGGAGTCCAGAACCACCGTGTAGGCATCAGTCCCCGACGGCTCCGACACCGCCGTCGACCCGCCCGACTGCGAAATCGACACCCCCGCAGTGTCATCGTCGGCCACCGTGACCGTCGTCTTCGCCGCCGACCCCAGGTCATAGGCCGCCCCGTCAACCAAAGTCAGCACAATCGTCTCAGAGCCCTCATCCACCGAATCGTCGAGAACCGCAACCGGAATGCTCACCGCAGACGCCCCCTTGGACACCGCCACACTCCCCGGCAAAGCCGTGAAATCGCTCCCCGACCCCGCCGAGCCGCCCACCGTGTAAGACACCGAGAACCCCGCCGGCGCCACCGGAGACAACCCCACCGACACACTCACACCCCGACTCCCCGAAGCCTCACCCCCCGAATAAACAGCCGAACCAAACCCCACCACCGGCACAACCACCGGCACCGCGGTGTCGTTGTCGGCGATTGTGGCGGTCACGGTCTGGCCGCCGAGCGCGTTGTACTTGGCGTCAGACGACGACACCGCATGGGTGATGGCCGCCGACCGGCTGTCGCCGGGGTTGTCCACGTCGTCGTCCACCGCCGACACCGTCACCGTCTGCGCCGTCGACCAATCAGACGGCCGGAACACCAGCGTGAGCGACGCCCCCGCCGTCCCCCCCTTCTTGCTCACCTTCGCCGCCGACGGCGACCCCGACGCCACCGCCACCGACACATCATGAGTCGGCTCGGAGTCCAGAACCACCGTGTAGGCATCAGTCCCCGACGGCTCCGACACCGCCGTCGACCCGCCCGACTGCGAAATCGACACCCCCGCAGTGTCATCGTCGGCCACCGTGACCGTCGTCTTCGCCGCCGACCCCAGGTCATAGGCCGCCCCGTCAACCAAAGTCAGCACAATCGTCTCAGAGCCCTCATCCACCGAATCGTCGAGAACCGCAACCGGAATGCTCACCGCAGACGCCCCCTTGGACACCGCCACACTCCCCGGCAAAGCCGTGAAATCGCTCCCCGACCCCGCCGAGCCGCCCACCGTGTAAGACACCGAGAACCCCGCCGGCGCCACCGGAGACAACCCCACCGACACACTCACACCCCGACTCCCCGAAGCCTCACCCCCCGAATAAACAGCCGAACCAAACCCCACCACCGGCACAACCACCGGCACCTCAACCGCAGTGTCCTTGCTCTTGCGCGTTTTGTCGCGCACGTCGGTTGTCGCCCTGCTCGGATCGCCAACGGTATAACCGACCTTGTCGCCAGCCAGGACGTCCAGGCTCACCTCCACATGGCCCATAGACCTATCGAGGTTGATGCCGTTGCAGAGGCTGACGAGCAATTTGAAGTTCTCGTCGTCGAGGTCTGAAGGCTGCGTGCTGTCATACAAACCAGGCGTCTCCGCACCCGATGGCTGACACGGATAGCGCTTGTCATTACCATCTCTGTTTGAGACACGTTGGGTGAACACCAGCTCTCGGGTTGGGATACTGACCTTCTTGGAAGTCTCACCGGATCTGACAGTGATGGACTGAAGATTGTCGCTGTTTATGGAAGTCGCGCTGAACGAATTGTTGACGTAGTACTTGACATAGATGTCCTGTGTCGGGGCCGGACTGATGGTGAGGGTGAATGACGCAGACTCCCGTTCGTAAACCCGGGATTGATCGGCGGTCACCGTGACCACCGGCTTTGTCTGGGCGGCTGCGGACGACGGCGCCAAAGCAACGAGAGACCCCGATACAAGCGCCAGCGCAGCCACAGCCAGCGCAGCTCGTATGCTCAACCCAGCAGAAAGGCAGAAAGAACGAATCACGGCGAAGAACCTTGTGTATGAGCGCAAAAGCGCAGGATAAGAAGCCCTAGCTCCGCTCAAGAACGCTAAGCGGGCTCCGCCGTGGCGAACACGGTAGCCGCCAAGCGCTCAGTTCGTCAATGTCGGCTCGTGGATGCCCCGCCTATGGCCGAGTGGGCCTGATGCTGTCGGCAACCTGCTTGGCCCTGTCGGCCATGGCCGTCAAAGCCCCGTCTTGCTGGCTTGAGCCCCTGTCAAGCGCTTGAACCTCGGCAGTCACGGTCCGGCCGACCACCAGGATGGAGGCCCCAGCGGCGATAGCGGCCTCAGGGGTGGCCACGGAGGCCTGATCGTTGTGGCTTGAGCCGGGGAGGCGGATGCCGGGCACCACCCGCTTCAGCTCGGGCGCCACTTCCTTGACCACTCCGATGTCGGCCGCCGAGCAGATCACACCGCCACAGCCGGCGTCGCGGGCCAGTGCCGCCCGCTCTTCGAGCACCGCCCGGGATCGGTCGGCATCGCTGGTGAGGATGGTGACACCCAGCACTTGGGCGGCGCCGTCGCTGCCCTCGGCCAGGCCCTGCACTCCAGCCCGCAGCATGTCGGCCCCGCCGACGGTGTGGACGGTGAGCCAGCGGACCCCGGTTCGGCCCAACTCGGCCGCGGCCCTCTCCACCGTGGCGGGGATGTCGTGCAGCTTGAGGTCGGCGAACACCTCAAAGCCCCGTTCGATCATGGCGGTGATCGCGGTGGGGCCAGCGGTGGCGAACAGCTCGAATCCGACTTTGGCCACCCCCATCGATGGGTACACGGCATCGGCCATCAAACAAGCCAGATTCAGATCGTCCACGTCCAGGGCGATGGCCAACCGGGGATCGCGCGTCGTTTCACTCATGGGCTGCTCCTATCAGCTCGTCCAATCGGCTCACACCACGGGATGCACACCAGCGAGCGAGGTCCCGGAGCACTTTGGCCGGGGCCCGGGGGTCGGCGAATGTGGCGGTGCCCACCTGCAAGGCGCTGGCCCCGGCCATCATCATCTCCACCGCATCGGTACCCGAGGCGATCCCGCCCACCCCGATGATGGGCACATCAGGCAGGGCGGCGTACACGTCGTAAACCGATCTCACCGCCACCGGGCCCATGGCCCGGCCCGACACCCCTCCCCCGCCCGCGCCCAGCACGGGCCGGCGGGCTTCGGTGTCTATGACCATGCCCAGCAGGGTGTTGATGAGGGTCAGGGCCGCGGCCCCGCCCTCCACGGCGGCGGCGGCGATGTCCACCAGATCGCCGGTAGCGCTGAGCTTGGCCCACCGGGGCAAGCCGCAGGAGGCGGTGGCGGCCAGCGCGGCCTGGGTCATGGCCGCCGAGTGGGAGAACATGCGGCCCCGATCCTCCAGATTGGGGCAGGAGACGTTCACCTCCACCGCCACCACGGCCTCAAGGGCAGTTCCTCCGGTCGCCGCCAGCAGGTCGGAGGCGGCGGCGAAGTCGTCCAGGGAGCGACCCCAGATCGACACCACCACCCGGGCGCCGGTGTCGGCCAGCACCGGCAGCTCCTCGGCCAGCCATCGGGGCAGGCCGGGACCTTGCAGGCCGACGCTGTTGATCATTCCCGCTGGCACCGGGTGGACTCGGGGCGGGGGGTTGCCCGGCCACTCAAAGGGGGCCAGCGATTTCACCACCACCGCGCCCAGCGCCGAGTAGTCGAGGTAGCGGGCCAATTCGGTGCCGTGGCCCACCGTGCCCGAGGCGGTCATCACCGGGTTGGGCAACCGAACTGAGCCGATGGCGGTATCCAGCTCCGGTTTCCGACCCCTGGCCACTAGAGGCTCACAGCTCGAAAGCCAGCTGATCGCTGGTCACCCCGCGGTGGTATTCCTGGAGGGTCCGAACCCGCAGCTGGTGGCGGGCCCAGTCGACCATGCCGTCGGCGGCCGCCAATCCGGCCGAGGCGGTGGTCAAAAGCGGCACCCGGTTGCGGCTGGCCGCCCGGCGGATGTGATCGCCATCGGCCCGCGATCCCCGGCCTCTCGGGGTGTTCACCACCAACTGCACCCGCCCTTCGTCAATCAGCTCCACCACGTTGGTGCCCTTCTCGCCGACCTTGGCCACCACCTCGGCCACCGGCACCCCGGCCTCGGACAGCGCCGCCGCAGTGCCGGAAGTGGCCGCAATGGCCAGGCCCAGCCCGGTGAAGCCCCGGGCCATCTCCACTCCGGCGGCCTTGTCCCGGTCGGCCAGCGACATCAACACGGTGCCGTTGGAGGGCAGCGGGGCGCCCGCGGCGATCTGGCTCTTGGCAAAGGCCAGTCCGGGGCGCAGGTCGATGCCCATCACCTCGCCGGTGGACTTCATCTCCGGGCCCAAGATGGCGTCGGCCTCGGGGAACTTGTTGAACGGCAGCACCGCCTCCTTGACCGAAATGTGGTCGCCGTTGGCCCGGCGCCCCAGCAGCCCCTCCTGGCGCAGATCGGCCAGGCTGGCGCCCATCATGACCCGGGTGGCCACTTTCACCAGGGGCACGCCGGTGGCCTTGGCCACAAACGGCACCGTGCGCGACGCCCGGGGGTTGGCCTCCAGCACGAACACCTGGTCGGCCTCCCCGATGCCGAATTGCTTGACCGCGAACTGCACGTTGATGAGCCCCACCACATCCAGGGCGTGGGCGATGTCCTTCACGTAGCGCTCCAACAGGGCCACGGTGGCCTCGGAGAGGTGGACCGGCGGCAGCATGCAGGCACTGTCGCCGGAGTGAACCCCGGCCTCCTCCACATGCTCCATCACTCCGCCGATGAGAATCTCGCCGGTCATGTCCCGGATGGCGTCCACGTCCACCTCGGTGGCGTCCTCCAAGAAGCGGTCGATCAGCACGGGCCGCTCCGCCGACAGCCCGCCCTCGCGGCCCAATGAGCCGGAGGCGGCCATCTCGGCCATGGCCTCGGCCAAGTCGTCGTCGGTGTAGACGATGACCATGGCCCGGCCTCCCAGCACATAGGAGGGCCGCACCAACACGGGGTAGCCGATGCGGTCGGCCACCGCCAGGGCATCCTCCACGGTGGCCGCGATGCCCCCGGCCGGCTGGGGGATGTCGAGGCGGGCGCACAGGGCATTCCAGCGCTCCCGATCCTCGGCCAGGTCGATGCTGTTGGGGCTGGTGCCCACCACCAAGCCGTTGGGCAGCACTCCGGCCAGCTTCAGCGGGGTCTGCCCGCCGAGCGACACCACGATCCCGGCAATGCCGGGGCCGCCCGCGGCCTGAGACGACGCCAGCTCGGCGTCGATCACATTGAGCAGGTCTTCTTCGGTGAGGGGCTCGAAATAGAGTCGGTCGCTGGTGTCGTAGTCGGTGGACACCGTCTCGGGGTTGCAGTTGACCATGATCGTCTCGTAGCCCGCCTCCGACAGCGCGAAGCAGGCATGGACACAGCAGTAGTCGAATTCGATTCCCTGACCGATCCGGTTGGGGCCCGACCCCAAGATGATGACCTTGGCCCGATCCGAGAGGGCCACCTCGCCCACGTCCTCATAGGTGGAGTAGTGGTACGGGGTTTCGGCCTCGAACTCGGCCGAGCAGGTGTCCACCGTCTTGAACGTCGCCTCCACCCCCGCGCCGATGCGGGCCGCCCGAATTTCGGCAGCCGGCACATTCCAGAGATAGCCGAGCTGGGCATCGGAGAACCCGAACTGCTTGGCCCGCTTCCACGCTCGGCGGGTCATGGCCTCGAATCCGCACTCTTCCAGCGCGGCCCGCTCTTCGGTGATCTGGAGGATCTGGTCGCAGAACCACGGGTCCACCTTGGTGGCCTCGAACAGCTCCGCCACCGTGAGCCCCCGCCGCAACAGGGCCTCGAGCTGGAAGATCCGCTCGGGGGTTGCCACCGCGGCGGCGGCCAGCAGCTCCTCGTCGCTGAGGGAGTCGTAGGCGGCCTCAGCGGGGTCGGCATTGAGGCCGTAGCGGCCCAGCTCCAGTGATCGCAGCCCCTTCTGGAGCGACTCGGTGAAGGTGCGGGCGATGGCCATGACCTCCCCCACCGACTGCATCTGGGTGTTGAGCACCCCCGACACCCCGGGGAACTTCTCGAACGCCCACCGGGGCACCTTGGTGACCACGTAGTCGATGACCGGCTCGAAACACGCCGGGGTCTTCTCGGTGATGTCGTTGGGAATCTCGTCGAGGGTGTAGCCCACCGCCAGGCGGGCGGCGATTTTGGCGATGGGAAACCCGGTGGCCTTGGAGGCCAGCGCCGATGAGCGCGACACCCTCGGGTTCATCTCGATGATCACGAACTCGCCGTTGTCGGGGTTCACCGCGAACTGAATGTTGGATCCGCCGGTTTCCACTCCCACCCGGCGGATGCAGTCGAAGGCGGCGTCCCGCAGCGCCTGATACTCCACATCCGACAGGGTCTGGGCCGGGGCCACGGTGATGGAGTCGCCGGTGTGGACCCCCATGGGGTCGAGGTTCTCGATAGTACACA
This genomic window contains:
- the rpoZ gene encoding DNA-directed RNA polymerase subunit omega; this encodes MSEQHDTMMYPTIEELLGRTDSKFRLVTLGALRACQINSYFGQLGEGLGAMVPPQVLTMSRKPLSIAFEEIASDKIIATDPPEVTEEELLADAMIPTGEAGLEQADPDDAGPDEADLDSAS
- the coaBC gene encoding bifunctional phosphopantothenoylcysteine decarboxylase/phosphopantothenate--cysteine ligase CoaBC, producing MKSLAGKRIVLGVSGGIAAYKAVEVCRRLVDAGAHVVPVLTKGATRFVGRATFDALASERSQMSLFDEDDPIPHTTLGQTADCVVVAPATARVIGAYAAGISSDLLTATLIATRAPVVICPAMHTEMWEHPAVADNIATLVERAVHIVGPESGRLAGGDEGAGRLSSPEDIVAAVIQAVGAGSERQDMAGLSVVVTAGGTREPIDPVRYIGNHSSGKQGYAFADEAAGRGAEVTVVSTVDRPGSPEATVLPGVTVVRVDTAEEMAEATESAAAAADVVIMAAAVADFRPVGPAGVKLKKRDGVPAIELEPTPDILAALGASKPEGQILVGFAAETCDVADNAAAKLNGKGADYIVANDVAAENAGFAYDTNEVLVLASDGRVRPVGLRSKRQVARAILDLVMEDRAEAREENQ
- the pyrF gene encoding orotidine-5'-phosphate decarboxylase — its product is MSETTRDPRLAIALDVDDLNLACLMADAVYPSMGVAKVGFELFATAGPTAITAMIERGFEVFADLKLHDIPATVERAAAELGRTGVRWLTVHTVGGADMLRAGVQGLAEGSDGAAQVLGVTILTSDADRSRAVLEERAALARDAGCGGVICSAADIGVVKEVAPELKRVVPGIRLPGSSHNDQASVATPEAAIAAGASILVVGRTVTAEVQALDRGSSQQDGALTAMADRAKQVADSIRPTRP
- a CDS encoding dihydroorotate dehydrogenase; amino-acid sequence: MARGRKPELDTAIGSVRLPNPVMTASGTVGHGTELARYLDYSALGAVVVKSLAPFEWPGNPPPRVHPVPAGMINSVGLQGPGLPRWLAEELPVLADTGARVVVSIWGRSLDDFAAASDLLAATGGTALEAVVAVEVNVSCPNLEDRGRMFSHSAAMTQAALAATASCGLPRWAKLSATGDLVDIAAAAVEGGAAALTLINTLLGMVIDTEARRPVLGAGGGGVSGRAMGPVAVRSVYDVYAALPDVPIIGVGGIASGTDAVEMMMAGASALQVGTATFADPRAPAKVLRDLARWCASRGVSRLDELIGAAHE
- a CDS encoding LysM peptidoglycan-binding domain-containing protein, whose amino-acid sequence is MSIRAALAVAALALVSGSLVALAPSSAAAQTKPVVTVTADQSRVYERESASFTLTISPAPTQDIYVKYYVNNSFSATSINSDNLQSITVRSGETSKKVSIPTRELVFTQRVSNRDGNDKRYPCQPSGAETPGLYDSTQPSDLDDENFKLLVSLCNGINLDRSMGHVEVSLDVLAGDKVGYTVGDPSRATTDVRDKTRKSKDTAVEVPVVVPVVGFGSAVYSGGEASGSRGVSVSVGLSPVAPAGFSVSYTVGGSAGSGSDFTALPGSVAVSKGASAVSIPVAVLDDSVDEGSETIVLTLVDGAAYDLGSAAKTTVTVADDDTAGVSISQSGGSTAVSEPSGTDAYTVVLDSEPTHDVSVAVASGSPSAAKVSKKGGTAGASLTLVFRPSDWSTAQTVTVSAVDDDVDNPGDSRSAAITHAVSSSDAKYNALGGQTVTATIADNDTAVPVVVPVVGFGSAVYSGGEASGSRGVSVSVGLSPVAPAGFSVSYTVGGSAGSGSDFTALPGSVAVSKGASAVSIPVAVLDDSVDEGSETIVLTLVDGAAYDLGSAAKTTVTVADDDTAGVSISQSGGSTAVSEPSGTDAYTVVLDSEPTHDVSVAVASGSPSAAKVSKKGGTAGASLTLVFRPSDWSTAQTVTVSAVDDDVDNPGDSRSAAITHAVSSSDAKYNALGGQTVTATIADNDTAVPKTVKPGNNPGAGNNPGAGNNPGAGSGQSPSFAGIPTISSDAWFPVQLPPVEVNVEQESAQSIAMGESAEFTVSVETPISINIRLFLDVESQSSPGADYEIDCQLLGDDQWEPLGQDPSQLIVDLPSRSEGALIRVTSRHTGVSDRDIPLRVGIDERSFVRGSVLDIESQGEASILLTGSSGQGNQPQGHVNRELVGASKDDKASDSANSGGIAADGGSDDTGEEASADSEAHYFLTYSVKPGDTLEAIAQASYGDAAQWQRIFDANRGRRQNDGYMFTSSDSIRYGWVLNIPNPISVPRASAAVGARYVSYVVQPGDSLGAISQKAYGDAGYWTRIEAANMGRRQVGGGLFTNSDRIEAGWVLRIPLAG
- a CDS encoding guanylate kinase, translated to MSGPGGVGKGTIAAALVAADPKLWLSRSWTTRVRRPGEPETAYVFAEESEFRAKIAEDGFVEWAEIAGNLYGTPQPDPPAGCDVLLEIDVQGAVQVRESHPEALCIFVEAPSAAEQESRLRGRGDSESHIAKRLALADSERIRAYELNAIHVVNDSLDEAVAAIGALIEEARLDNAE
- the metK gene encoding methionine adenosyltransferase — translated: MSQGSNGRHRFTSESVTGGHPDKIADQISDGVLDALLAVDIGSRVACETLVTTGLVVVAGEISTDGYIDIPRVVRDTITGIGYDREDYGFDGNTCGVMVSIDDQSPDIAQGVDRLDPLEQGAGDQGMMFGFACDETPELMPLPIHIAHRMVERLTEVRRSGCVPYLRPDGKSQVTFEYEGTRAVGLSAVLISAHHRDGTDLNEMKDDLKEQVIDPVVPEQFRDDDYDVLVNPTGKFVRGGPVADAGLTGRKIIVDTYGGMARHGGGAFSGKDPSKVDRSAAYAARWVAKNVVASGAASRCEVQVSYAIGIARPMSVMVESFGTERVDPAKISHQVNEIFDLRPAAIIRDLELLRPIYRNTAAYGHFGRSPESIFTWERTDRVDDLRSALGL
- the mihF gene encoding integration host factor, actinobacterial type produces the protein MAGPPQLTAEQRQAALAKAGEVRRRRADVKHKLKMRTITLSQLLEDAETDEVIAGTKVLAVLESLPGMGKVRARKMMDEIGIADSRRIRGLGDQQRASLLARCGD